A single Nostoc sp. PCC 7107 DNA region contains:
- a CDS encoding Uma2 family endonuclease, whose product MTIAQAKRFTLEEYHRFTELGFFHEDDHIELINGEIIQMVAKGTAHSTCLRNLLRELPKLVGNRATLQCQDPISIPPNSEPEPDFAILHNRDDNYLSAHPVPNDVLLVMEVADSSLSYDQDLKVPLYAQAGISDYWIFNLFDNYLECYSEPYQDNHGKYGYLNKRIVLPNQIVALPCFPDFLLELSKVFPSKN is encoded by the coding sequence ATGACTATTGCTCAAGCTAAACGTTTCACGCTAGAGGAATACCACCGATTTACGGAATTGGGATTTTTTCATGAAGATGATCATATTGAATTAATCAATGGGGAAATTATTCAAATGGTAGCAAAGGGTACTGCTCATTCCACTTGTCTACGCAACTTACTACGAGAATTACCCAAATTAGTAGGAAACAGAGCTACCCTACAATGTCAAGATCCAATTTCTATCCCACCTAATAGTGAACCCGAACCAGACTTTGCTATTTTGCATAACCGAGATGACAATTATCTATCGGCTCATCCTGTCCCTAATGATGTTTTGTTAGTCATGGAAGTTGCCGACTCTTCATTAAGTTATGACCAAGATTTGAAAGTTCCTCTTTACGCTCAAGCGGGTATTTCTGATTATTGGATATTTAATTTGTTCGATAATTATTTAGAATGTTACAGCGAACCTTATCAAGATAATCACGGGAAATATGGTTATTTAAACAAGCGCATTGTTTTACCTAATCAAATAGTAGCGTTACCCTGTTTCCCTGATTTTTTGCTAGAGTTAAGCAAGGTATTTCCGAGTAAGAACTAA
- a CDS encoding NYN domain-containing protein, translated as MFEKTSWQQPLVSIYWDYQNVSNIKIAKDSLLLANSLGCINNRKVYSNWCNASKLKKVLESLDFDCIHVGNKFKNAVDFKIAIDCVRDNSDIAILISGDSYCEILIDDLHLKSKKVVILAQEKSVRNSLKFIADKFYYTSELNSLFKNRLD; from the coding sequence ATGTTTGAAAAAACAAGCTGGCAGCAACCTTTAGTTTCAATATATTGGGACTATCAAAATGTCTCGAACATAAAAATAGCTAAAGATTCGTTATTATTAGCTAATTCATTAGGTTGTATCAATAACCGAAAAGTTTATAGCAATTGGTGTAATGCTAGTAAACTTAAAAAAGTTTTAGAAAGTCTGGATTTTGACTGTATTCATGTAGGTAATAAGTTCAAAAATGCTGTGGACTTTAAAATTGCCATAGATTGTGTTCGGGATAATTCTGATATAGCTATTCTTATTTCTGGAGATAGTTATTGTGAAATATTAATTGATGATTTGCACCTAAAAAGTAAAAAAGTAGTAATTCTAGCTCAGGAAAAAAGTGTTAGAAACAGTCTGAAATTTATTGCTGATAAATTTTACTATACAAGC